Proteins found in one Tsukamurella paurometabola DSM 20162 genomic segment:
- a CDS encoding alpha-(1->3)-arabinofuranosyltransferase: MPTSSAQLRTEPLPRRAGVWAFVALLALSFLSSPGKIVADTKLDLTANPLGFLARAANVWSSQSPLGQVQNQAYGYFFPHGSFFALGQVLHVPPWITQRLWWALLLFAGFWGIVRLAEALNTGSRGSRIVAAAAFVIAPHVLTTLGAISSETAPVMLAPWVLLPLVQMVQGHDAPLRNLAARSAVAVALMGAVNAVATGLACAVAALWWLLHVRFGAGTRRFWTFSAWWTVCVALATTWWIVPLLIMGRVSPPFLEFIESSRATTQWASLPEVLRGTTSWSPFISDERAAGAMLTTTPAAVVVTGLLAAAGIAGLTMRHTPKRGVWITVLLVGLAGIGAGYASGLGSPVAEPVRVFLDSVGAPLRNVYKLEPFLRLPLVFGIAHLLARAPLPGTVDLTRVRAAIAHPERDRVAAGALAVVVVLTLAGGMAWAGKLAPRGPYQKIPDYWGQAAGWLADHASGTAPGQARAERALVVPGAPFGAQLWGLTRDEPIQPLAETPWAVRDAIPLNPPGAIRALDSVQRLFSAGTPSAGLAPTLRRQGIGYLVLRADLDPDTSRSARPALARAAILGSPGITEVARFGPDTAPPTVKNVTVDSGLRPPLPAITIYQVDDRDVPAGPYLADLPDIPRVAGGPESLLTLQTDAAAAGRREIGPALLSSDAAAAGLPAGPTTVTDTPKNRETDYGRVDDHSSAIRSASDPRRTLNRLPDYPVTGAGLVDGEWDGATVSASSSASDATQLGTVLPGASPAAAVDGDKDTSWVSSGLDHAVGQWLQFDLPRAREDLAVTVTVGRALGPAVTRLMISTEAGTVYSDPVTAGTPITLVAPSDSTRWLRITAAETANRSWGNQFAISEARLTDARTDTTIPARHDVVVPGTGLQPTRWVFGQDTMGRSGCVVTPGPDGRDGPVQCADIAIGPEEPGALRRTVNGPGAPAVTPTMTLRARPGQALSTLLGAPSAPSSFADAAVGDGRGNGGAASDGDPNTVWTAPQSSTDATAPKPVLRLRLPAPQLVTGLTLALPRGEAPARPTQVGVDLGTGRQVRDIETDADTATIALEPAITDSIAISLLDWDERINVNTLGFPEKMAAGLADVSALGPDGAPVPGSTPASPDRPVTVSCESGPSLRIGDRTVRFRIESTARSLRDGAPVRAVPCESGPLPLPGGRQQVVATPGDAFSVETLTLDTPEAAAATPAATTSPRIQSWTPDRRIIAVTHSEVERVLVVPESRNSGWAATAPDGTPLRAVTVNGWQQGWVVPPGVDGNVTLRYSLNATYRIGLFGGLMLLLILASLALTRGAPAGRAEPVQAWQPAWAIAGLGIGAVSFVLSGWPGLAIWATTGAATAVISRLQVSEDRRAAIRVFCAAGFTAAGMLLLATGPWHAESGYVGHGPWPQGLALAGILIMAWSAVPPRIREPLPPQPPR, from the coding sequence GTGCCAACAAGTAGCGCCCAGCTCCGCACCGAACCGCTCCCCCGCCGTGCCGGCGTGTGGGCGTTCGTCGCCCTTCTGGCGCTGAGCTTCCTCAGCTCACCCGGCAAGATCGTCGCCGATACCAAGCTCGACCTCACCGCGAATCCCCTCGGCTTCCTGGCCCGCGCCGCCAACGTCTGGTCCAGTCAGTCCCCGCTCGGCCAGGTCCAGAACCAGGCCTACGGCTACTTCTTCCCGCACGGGAGCTTCTTCGCCCTCGGGCAGGTGCTGCACGTCCCACCCTGGATCACACAGCGGCTGTGGTGGGCACTGCTGCTGTTCGCCGGATTCTGGGGCATCGTCCGGCTCGCGGAGGCCCTGAACACCGGGTCGCGCGGCTCGCGGATCGTCGCCGCGGCGGCCTTCGTCATCGCGCCGCACGTGCTCACCACGCTCGGCGCGATCAGCTCCGAGACCGCTCCGGTGATGCTCGCACCGTGGGTGCTCCTGCCGCTGGTCCAGATGGTGCAGGGCCACGATGCGCCGCTGCGGAACCTGGCGGCTCGCTCCGCCGTCGCGGTCGCTCTCATGGGTGCGGTCAACGCCGTCGCCACCGGCCTGGCCTGCGCCGTCGCCGCGCTGTGGTGGTTGCTGCATGTGCGCTTCGGGGCGGGAACCCGCAGGTTCTGGACGTTCAGCGCCTGGTGGACGGTGTGCGTGGCGCTCGCCACCACGTGGTGGATCGTGCCGTTGCTCATCATGGGCCGGGTCAGCCCACCGTTCCTGGAGTTCATCGAATCCTCGCGCGCCACCACGCAGTGGGCATCGCTACCGGAGGTGCTGCGCGGCACCACGTCGTGGAGCCCGTTCATCTCCGACGAGCGCGCCGCCGGCGCCATGCTCACCACCACGCCCGCCGCGGTGGTGGTCACCGGCCTGCTCGCCGCAGCTGGTATCGCGGGCCTGACGATGCGGCACACCCCCAAGCGCGGCGTATGGATCACGGTGTTGTTGGTGGGGCTCGCGGGGATCGGCGCCGGCTATGCCAGCGGCCTCGGCTCCCCGGTCGCCGAACCCGTGCGGGTGTTCCTCGACAGCGTGGGAGCCCCGCTCCGCAACGTCTACAAACTCGAGCCGTTCCTGCGGCTGCCGCTGGTCTTCGGTATCGCGCACCTCCTGGCCCGGGCGCCGCTGCCCGGCACCGTCGATCTCACGCGGGTTCGTGCGGCGATCGCGCATCCCGAGCGCGACCGGGTCGCCGCCGGTGCGCTCGCGGTGGTCGTGGTACTGACCCTGGCCGGGGGTATGGCCTGGGCGGGCAAACTCGCGCCGCGCGGTCCGTACCAGAAGATCCCCGATTACTGGGGCCAGGCCGCGGGCTGGCTCGCCGATCACGCCTCGGGCACCGCCCCCGGGCAGGCGCGTGCCGAACGGGCACTGGTGGTGCCGGGCGCACCGTTCGGCGCCCAGTTGTGGGGCCTCACCCGCGATGAGCCGATCCAACCGCTGGCCGAGACCCCCTGGGCTGTACGCGATGCGATCCCGCTCAATCCACCCGGCGCCATTCGGGCTCTCGACTCGGTGCAACGCTTGTTCAGCGCCGGCACCCCGTCGGCCGGTCTCGCCCCCACATTGCGGCGGCAGGGCATCGGCTACCTCGTGCTGCGCGCCGACCTCGATCCGGATACCTCACGATCGGCGCGGCCAGCGCTGGCGCGTGCCGCGATCCTCGGCTCCCCAGGCATCACCGAGGTGGCCCGCTTCGGCCCGGATACCGCGCCACCGACGGTGAAGAACGTGACCGTGGATTCCGGTCTGCGCCCACCACTTCCAGCGATCACCATCTACCAGGTCGACGACCGGGACGTACCGGCGGGGCCGTACTTGGCCGACCTTCCAGACATACCGCGCGTGGCCGGCGGCCCCGAATCTCTGCTCACGCTGCAGACCGATGCGGCTGCCGCGGGTCGCCGGGAGATCGGGCCCGCGTTGCTCTCCTCGGACGCCGCCGCGGCGGGACTGCCCGCCGGGCCGACCACCGTGACGGACACCCCCAAGAACCGCGAGACCGACTACGGCCGGGTCGATGACCACAGCTCGGCCATCCGCAGCGCGAGCGATCCGCGACGCACCCTCAACCGGCTACCCGACTATCCCGTGACCGGCGCCGGCCTGGTCGACGGAGAATGGGACGGCGCCACGGTGAGCGCATCGAGTTCGGCCAGCGACGCCACGCAGCTCGGCACCGTGCTTCCCGGCGCTTCGCCCGCCGCAGCGGTGGACGGCGACAAGGACACTTCGTGGGTGTCCTCCGGCCTGGATCATGCGGTGGGTCAATGGCTCCAGTTCGACCTGCCGCGCGCCCGCGAGGACCTCGCCGTCACGGTGACCGTGGGCCGCGCACTCGGCCCCGCGGTGACCCGGCTGATGATCTCCACCGAGGCCGGCACCGTGTACTCCGACCCGGTGACCGCCGGTACACCGATCACCCTGGTGGCACCCTCGGATTCCACCCGCTGGTTACGGATCACGGCCGCCGAGACCGCGAACCGCTCGTGGGGAAACCAGTTCGCGATCTCCGAGGCCCGCCTCACCGATGCCCGCACCGACACCACCATCCCGGCACGCCACGATGTCGTCGTGCCCGGCACCGGACTCCAGCCCACGCGTTGGGTGTTCGGTCAGGACACCATGGGGCGCTCGGGCTGCGTGGTGACGCCCGGCCCGGACGGCCGCGACGGCCCGGTGCAGTGCGCCGATATCGCGATCGGTCCCGAGGAGCCGGGCGCGCTGCGGCGCACCGTCAACGGTCCCGGCGCCCCGGCCGTGACGCCCACGATGACCCTGCGGGCCCGGCCCGGACAAGCACTGTCCACACTGCTCGGTGCGCCGTCGGCACCGTCGTCGTTCGCGGACGCCGCCGTGGGCGACGGCCGGGGCAATGGCGGCGCCGCCTCGGACGGCGACCCGAATACGGTGTGGACCGCCCCGCAATCGTCCACCGATGCGACCGCACCGAAACCCGTACTGCGACTGCGCCTGCCCGCACCACAGCTCGTCACCGGCCTGACGTTGGCGCTGCCTCGCGGCGAAGCGCCGGCACGACCGACGCAGGTGGGCGTCGATCTCGGCACCGGCCGACAGGTGCGAGACATCGAAACCGACGCCGATACCGCCACTATCGCGCTGGAACCCGCGATCACCGATTCGATCGCGATCTCCCTGCTCGATTGGGACGAGCGGATCAACGTGAACACGCTCGGCTTCCCGGAGAAGATGGCGGCCGGGCTGGCCGATGTCTCTGCCCTCGGTCCCGACGGTGCGCCCGTTCCCGGCTCGACGCCCGCCTCCCCGGACCGTCCGGTGACGGTGTCCTGCGAGAGCGGACCGTCGCTCCGGATCGGCGACCGCACAGTGCGTTTCCGGATCGAGAGCACCGCCCGGTCGCTCCGCGACGGTGCGCCGGTCCGCGCGGTGCCGTGCGAATCCGGACCGCTTCCACTGCCCGGTGGCCGGCAGCAAGTGGTGGCCACCCCCGGCGATGCCTTCAGCGTGGAGACGCTGACGCTGGACACCCCGGAGGCTGCGGCTGCGACCCCCGCCGCGACCACCTCACCGCGGATCCAGAGTTGGACCCCGGACCGGCGAATCATCGCGGTCACCCATTCCGAGGTGGAGCGGGTACTCGTGGTCCCGGAGAGCCGGAACTCCGGATGGGCCGCGACCGCACCCGACGGTACGCCGTTGCGCGCGGTCACCGTGAACGGATGGCAGCAGGGTTGGGTGGTGCCCCCGGGAGTCGACGGCAATGTGACACTGCGCTATTCACTCAACGCCACCTACCGGATCGGCCTGTTCGGCGGGCTGATGCTGCTCCTGATCCTGGCCTCGCTCGCGCTCACCCGCGGCGCCCCGGCCGGCCGCGCGGAGCCGGTACAGGCCTGGCAGCCGGCGTGGGCGATCGCCGGACTCGGGATCGGCGCAGTATCTTTCGTACTCAGCGGCTGGCCCGGTCTGGCGATCTGGGCCACCACGGGCGCGGCGACCGCCGTGATCTCGCGGCTACAGG
- a CDS encoding DUF2613 family protein, with amino-acid sequence MDRTTIIASATAALAGIVVAVALALVSGAAAGQSTPSTDINTVSKDKGFIEGSSNYGARDDSGANK; translated from the coding sequence ATGGACCGCACCACGATCATTGCCAGCGCCACCGCTGCGCTTGCCGGCATCGTCGTCGCCGTCGCTCTCGCACTGGTGAGCGGCGCGGCCGCCGGCCAGTCCACCCCGTCGACGGACATCAACACCGTCTCCAAGGACAAGGGCTTCATCGAGGGCTCGTCGAACTACGGCGCGCGCGACGACTCGGGTGCCAACAAGTAG
- a CDS encoding universal stress protein: MTAPVKVLIAYDGTESAQRAVKYASKVLAQGRETEAVVVTAWESTIHQAARLSAMSGVAGAGAAETALTRETDVVHTEAKQTNAEGVELARAAGFTARGELVEVATTVWTAIIGASDAENVDVIVTGSRGTTGLKALWHSSVSEHVLRGCKRPVMIVPSGVPEL, from the coding sequence ATGACTGCCCCCGTGAAGGTTCTGATCGCGTACGACGGCACCGAGTCCGCGCAGCGCGCTGTGAAGTACGCCAGCAAGGTCCTCGCGCAGGGCCGCGAGACAGAGGCCGTCGTGGTCACCGCGTGGGAATCCACCATCCATCAGGCGGCCCGCTTGTCCGCCATGTCGGGCGTCGCCGGGGCCGGCGCGGCGGAGACCGCGCTCACCCGCGAGACCGATGTGGTGCACACCGAGGCCAAGCAGACCAACGCGGAGGGTGTCGAACTGGCCCGCGCCGCGGGATTCACCGCGCGCGGCGAACTCGTCGAAGTGGCGACCACGGTCTGGACCGCGATCATCGGCGCCTCGGACGCCGAGAACGTCGATGTGATCGTGACCGGCAGCCGGGGCACCACCGGTCTCAAGGCGCTGTGGCATTCATCGGTGTCCGAGCACGTACTCCGCGGCTGCAAGCGGCCGGTGATGATCGTGCCCTCGGGCGTCCCGGAGCTGTAG
- a CDS encoding SMP-30/gluconolactonase/LRE family protein — protein sequence MTATVLAAAAALVVPAAASATPVPVCGGWTSSVLRSGMGTLENLAFDGAGAVYVSKQNAVTGRGQVLRGRSPATLASLADLPNPGGLVIRDGRVFVTTANSAPSGLFGATDGTVAELDPGTASVRTWAAGLTMPNGLAALPDGRFVTSTVLGPKQGTVVSARGGVPTSFALRGESVNGLWFDGASGRLWASTATSAQTGLYAIDPARPAAPRRYAVPGLGPANFADDLTVGPDGAVYATLDLPGKVVRLDPETGALCTIDAGHRGVTSVRFGRGTGWDPRSLYATTLGGKLLRLTP from the coding sequence GTGACCGCCACCGTCCTGGCCGCCGCTGCCGCGCTGGTGGTCCCGGCCGCGGCGTCTGCGACGCCTGTTCCCGTGTGCGGCGGCTGGACCTCCAGCGTGCTGCGTTCCGGTATGGGAACCCTGGAGAATCTCGCCTTCGACGGTGCCGGGGCGGTGTACGTCTCGAAGCAGAACGCGGTCACCGGCCGCGGGCAAGTGCTGCGGGGTCGTTCGCCGGCGACGCTGGCGAGCCTGGCCGATCTGCCCAATCCGGGCGGCCTGGTGATCCGCGACGGCCGGGTGTTCGTCACGACCGCCAACAGCGCACCGTCGGGTCTGTTCGGCGCGACGGACGGCACCGTCGCCGAGCTCGACCCCGGCACGGCGAGCGTGCGCACCTGGGCGGCGGGACTGACGATGCCGAACGGCCTGGCTGCGCTCCCTGACGGAAGATTCGTCACCAGTACGGTTCTCGGGCCAAAGCAGGGCACCGTCGTTTCCGCTCGCGGCGGCGTACCCACCTCGTTCGCCCTGCGCGGCGAGTCGGTGAACGGACTCTGGTTCGACGGTGCCTCGGGTCGCCTCTGGGCGTCGACGGCGACCTCCGCCCAGACCGGGCTGTACGCGATCGACCCCGCACGCCCCGCCGCGCCGCGGCGCTACGCCGTCCCGGGGCTCGGGCCGGCCAACTTCGCCGACGATCTCACCGTGGGGCCCGACGGTGCCGTCTACGCCACGCTCGACCTTCCCGGGAAGGTGGTGCGGCTGGATCCGGAAACGGGTGCGCTCTGCACCATCGATGCCGGTCATCGTGGTGTGACCTCGGTGCGGTTCGGGCGGGGCACGGGGTGGGACCCACGGTCGCTCTACGCGACCACGCTCGGCGGAAAGCTGCTGCGGCTCACCCCGTAG
- a CDS encoding glycoside hydrolase family 3 N-terminal domain-containing protein gives MMRLFRNLTVMVIAAAGVAACGTSSGPDAPTSVTSAVPAPNSSTASSSAAARPVSCEIDYLSKLSVREKVAQLLMVGVKDAADARRAVQQYGVGGIFVGSWTDKSIFAGGALKQVSAAGKVPLMVSVDEEGGRVSRVPGANLVSARQLAKTKTVEQARAEGKRVGALMASMGITVDFAPDADVSAQLADSVIGDRSYSDDPAVVTKYAKAFAAGLRDGGVYPVYKHFPGHGHSSGDSHQGGVSVPPLAELKKKDLVPFRAAATDDAGIMVGHLTVPGLTEKGTPTSLSPNTMRLLRDGAGYGAAPFAGPIFTDDLSGMKAVTDTFTVPQAVTKALVAGADVALWISTDQLGAAVAQVEAAVRAGTLPMQRLDASVLRVARAKHAVRC, from the coding sequence ATGATGCGATTGTTTCGAAACCTCACGGTCATGGTGATCGCCGCGGCGGGTGTCGCCGCGTGCGGCACATCCTCCGGACCGGACGCCCCCACGTCGGTAACGTCCGCGGTACCCGCACCGAACAGCTCCACGGCATCGTCCTCGGCCGCAGCTCGCCCAGTGAGCTGCGAGATCGACTACCTGAGCAAGCTCAGCGTGCGGGAGAAGGTGGCCCAGCTGCTCATGGTGGGGGTCAAGGATGCCGCCGACGCTCGCCGTGCGGTACAGCAGTACGGCGTCGGCGGCATTTTCGTGGGCAGCTGGACGGACAAGTCGATCTTCGCCGGTGGTGCGCTCAAACAAGTCTCGGCCGCGGGCAAGGTGCCGCTCATGGTGTCGGTCGACGAGGAGGGCGGCCGAGTATCCCGGGTGCCCGGCGCGAACCTGGTCTCCGCACGCCAACTCGCGAAGACCAAGACGGTCGAGCAGGCGCGGGCCGAAGGCAAGCGAGTGGGCGCCCTGATGGCGTCGATGGGGATCACCGTCGACTTCGCGCCCGATGCGGATGTCTCTGCGCAGCTAGCTGATTCGGTGATCGGCGACCGCTCCTACTCCGACGACCCCGCCGTGGTGACCAAATACGCCAAGGCCTTCGCGGCCGGGCTGCGTGATGGCGGCGTCTACCCGGTGTACAAGCACTTCCCGGGCCACGGACACTCCTCCGGGGATTCGCATCAGGGCGGGGTGAGTGTGCCGCCGCTGGCGGAGCTGAAGAAGAAGGACCTGGTGCCCTTCCGCGCCGCCGCGACCGACGACGCCGGAATCATGGTGGGGCACCTCACGGTGCCCGGTCTCACCGAGAAGGGCACACCCACCAGCCTCAGCCCGAACACGATGCGGTTGCTGCGCGACGGTGCCGGATACGGTGCCGCCCCGTTCGCCGGCCCGATCTTCACCGACGATCTGTCCGGGATGAAGGCCGTCACCGACACCTTCACGGTGCCGCAGGCCGTGACGAAGGCCCTGGTGGCAGGTGCTGACGTGGCCCTCTGGATCTCCACCGACCAACTCGGTGCGGCCGTCGCGCAGGTCGAGGCGGCGGTGCGGGCGGGCACGCTGCCGATGCAGCGGCTCGACGCCTCAGTGCTGCGGGTGGCGCGCGCGAAGCATGCGGTGCGCTGCTGA
- a CDS encoding TetR/AcrR family transcriptional regulator, which produces MAGGTKRLPRAVREQQMLDAAIKVFSRNGFYETSMDAVAREAEISKPMLYLYYGSKDELFAACVTREVGHFMRSIEFDATPALPPSQRLRSVIEGFLKYVDQNRDAWRVMYREASGQASFATLVEANRERVVEMTAVLLREAAKYAPEDTDFELYAVALVGSGEAIADRLATGKVELDRAVEIMTSFLWGGIRGERPEDGK; this is translated from the coding sequence GTGGCTGGTGGAACGAAGCGTTTGCCGCGCGCGGTGCGCGAGCAGCAGATGCTCGACGCCGCTATCAAGGTGTTCTCCCGCAACGGGTTCTACGAGACGTCGATGGACGCCGTGGCCCGCGAGGCGGAGATCAGCAAGCCGATGCTGTACCTGTACTACGGGTCCAAGGATGAGCTGTTCGCCGCGTGTGTCACCCGTGAGGTGGGCCATTTCATGCGGAGCATCGAGTTCGATGCCACCCCCGCCCTTCCGCCTTCGCAGCGCTTACGGTCGGTGATCGAAGGCTTCCTCAAGTACGTGGACCAGAACCGCGACGCCTGGCGTGTGATGTACCGCGAGGCGAGCGGCCAGGCGTCCTTCGCCACGCTCGTCGAAGCCAATCGCGAGCGGGTGGTCGAGATGACCGCGGTTCTCCTGCGGGAGGCCGCGAAGTACGCGCCCGAGGACACCGATTTCGAGCTCTACGCCGTCGCCCTGGTCGGCTCCGGCGAGGCCATCGCCGATCGTCTCGCTACCGGGAAGGTCGAACTCGACCGCGCCGTGGAGATCATGACCTCCTTCCTGTGGGGCGGCATCCGCGGCGAGCGCCCGGAAGACGGCAAGTAG
- a CDS encoding MaoC/PaaZ C-terminal domain-containing protein → MAQNVTVLQAPPSSLSVLTRGLKGILPVVGKHGKLTPETPLPDRTVELTVDVDPARVAEYCDVVGLQNTGEVPVNYLYVLSFPLIMDLFLADDFPAAAVGSVHVENTITRRRRVVPGEKLTLRTSAENLREHRKGMLIDFVTEFTDADGASVASEVSTMMIQQKTSLSGEPAGPAPKEGRPGAPDALLSADGGLIRRYAGVSGDRNPIHMSPLGGKAFGFPSSIAHGAWTAAAILRVLEGHIPDAVVYHVRFGRPVVLPAKIGLFVTRTDESTEIVARDLKKGFPHVTATVTPL, encoded by the coding sequence ATGGCGCAGAACGTGACCGTGCTGCAGGCGCCCCCGTCGAGCCTGTCCGTGCTCACTCGCGGACTCAAGGGCATTCTGCCCGTGGTCGGCAAGCACGGGAAGCTGACGCCGGAGACGCCGCTACCCGACCGGACGGTGGAGCTGACCGTCGATGTGGATCCGGCTCGCGTGGCCGAGTACTGCGATGTGGTCGGGCTGCAGAACACCGGCGAGGTGCCGGTGAACTACCTGTACGTGCTGTCCTTCCCCTTGATCATGGACCTGTTCCTGGCCGATGATTTCCCTGCCGCCGCAGTGGGTTCGGTGCACGTGGAGAACACCATCACCCGTCGTCGCCGCGTGGTTCCGGGCGAGAAGCTGACCCTGCGTACGTCCGCCGAGAATCTGCGTGAGCACCGCAAGGGGATGCTGATCGACTTCGTCACCGAGTTCACCGACGCCGACGGTGCGTCCGTGGCCTCCGAGGTCTCGACGATGATGATCCAGCAGAAGACCTCGCTGTCGGGCGAACCCGCCGGCCCCGCGCCGAAGGAGGGACGCCCCGGCGCCCCCGACGCGCTGCTGTCCGCCGACGGTGGCCTGATCCGGCGCTACGCCGGGGTCAGCGGCGACCGGAACCCGATCCACATGTCACCGTTGGGCGGCAAGGCTTTCGGTTTCCCGTCGTCGATCGCGCACGGCGCCTGGACGGCTGCGGCCATTCTGCGCGTGCTCGAGGGACATATCCCCGACGCGGTGGTCTACCACGTACGTTTCGGCCGTCCCGTGGTGCTGCCGGCGAAGATCGGACTGTTCGTCACCCGCACCGACGAGAGCACCGAGATCGTCGCGCGTGATCTCAAGAAGGGCTTCCCGCACGTGACCGCCACCGTCACCCCGCTGTAG
- a CDS encoding 3-oxoacyl-ACP reductase, with protein sequence MPDAPSTDFYAAFVKSGPGSFLASRLGLPQPPSLRRYQPGKPALAGPVLLGGSGRLVEPVRELLADYDLVVNNGGARGAEKLGGAVFDATGITSIDDLKGLYEFFGPQIRSLGNSARIVVLGTTPELIEDIDEHIVQRALEGFTRSVAKELRDGATAQLVYVHPKASTGASGLASTLRFLLSGKSAYVDAQVIRITDKDAEAPADWDKPLAGKVALVTGAARGIGATIAEVLSRDGAHVIAADIPAAGEALSEVANKVGGTALPLDVTAPDAGAKIAELVKSRHSGLDIVVNNAGITRDKLLANMDEGKWNSVMAVNLKAPKQLVDDLLAAGALNEGGSVVDVSSIAGIAGNRGQTNYGATKAGVIGIVDAYTSVLAEKNITINAVAPGFIETAMTAAIPLATRQAGRLMNSLQQGGQTVDVAETISYFAAPASAAVTGNVVRVCGQSLLGA encoded by the coding sequence ATGCCTGATGCACCCAGCACAGACTTCTACGCAGCGTTCGTGAAGTCGGGCCCCGGCTCCTTCCTGGCCAGCCGTCTCGGCCTCCCGCAGCCCCCGTCGCTGCGCCGCTACCAGCCCGGTAAGCCCGCCCTCGCCGGCCCCGTCCTGCTCGGCGGCAGCGGCCGCCTGGTCGAGCCGGTGCGCGAGCTGCTCGCCGACTACGACCTGGTGGTCAACAACGGCGGCGCCCGCGGCGCCGAGAAGCTCGGTGGCGCCGTCTTCGATGCCACCGGCATCACCTCCATCGACGATCTCAAGGGCTTGTACGAGTTCTTCGGCCCGCAGATCCGCTCGCTGGGCAACAGCGCCCGCATCGTGGTGCTGGGCACCACGCCCGAGCTGATCGAGGATATCGACGAGCACATCGTCCAGCGCGCCCTCGAGGGCTTCACCCGCTCGGTGGCCAAGGAGCTGCGTGACGGTGCCACCGCCCAGCTGGTGTACGTGCACCCGAAGGCCTCGACCGGCGCCTCCGGCCTGGCCTCGACGCTGCGTTTCCTGCTCTCGGGTAAGTCGGCGTACGTCGACGCGCAGGTCATCCGGATCACCGACAAGGACGCCGAAGCGCCCGCCGACTGGGACAAGCCGCTCGCCGGCAAGGTCGCCCTCGTGACCGGTGCCGCCCGAGGCATCGGCGCCACGATCGCCGAGGTGCTCTCGCGCGACGGTGCGCATGTGATCGCCGCCGATATCCCCGCCGCCGGCGAGGCCCTGTCCGAGGTCGCCAACAAGGTGGGCGGCACCGCGCTGCCGCTCGACGTGACCGCCCCCGATGCGGGCGCGAAGATCGCCGAGCTGGTCAAGTCCCGCCACAGCGGCCTCGACATCGTGGTCAACAACGCCGGCATCACCCGCGACAAGCTGCTGGCCAACATGGACGAGGGCAAGTGGAACTCGGTCATGGCCGTCAATCTCAAGGCCCCGAAGCAGCTGGTGGACGACCTGCTCGCCGCCGGTGCGCTGAACGAGGGCGGCTCCGTGGTCGATGTCTCGTCGATCGCCGGTATCGCCGGTAACCGCGGACAGACCAACTACGGCGCTACCAAGGCCGGCGTGATCGGCATCGTCGATGCGTACACCTCGGTGCTCGCGGAGAAGAACATCACCATCAACGCCGTGGCCCCCGGTTTCATCGAGACCGCGATGACCGCCGCGATCCCCCTGGCAACCCGCCAGGCCGGCCGACTGATGAACTCGCTGCAGCAGGGCGGCCAGACCGTCGACGTCGCGGAGACCATCTCGTACTTCGCCGCGCCCGCGTCGGCAGCCGTGACCGGCAACGTCGTGCGCGTGTGCGGTCAGAGCCTGCTGGGAGCCTGA